From a single Cinclus cinclus chromosome 16, bCinCin1.1, whole genome shotgun sequence genomic region:
- the INTS1 gene encoding integrator complex subunit 1 isoform X4 — MNRPKAAAVRRPSAVPKPSAHPPPGDFIALGSKGQSGEGKAAVTLLKPAPPGLPSERKRDAAAALAGPAGLPGLTKRPKLSSTPPLSALGRLAEAAVAEKRAISPSIKEPSVIPIEVVPTVLLDEIEAAEAEGNDDRIEGVLCGAVKQLKMNRAKPDTTLYLSLMYLAKIKPNIFATEGVIEALCSLLRRDASINFKAKGNSLVSVLACNLLMAAYEEDENWPEIFVKVYIEDSLGERIWVDSPHCKTFVDNIQTAFNTKMPPKTMLLHGEVGRSGGDLSAGSSPHPSMTEEEDSQSELLIAEEKMSPEQAGQLMPRYEDLAESVEEYVLDMLRDQLNRRQPMDNVSRNLLRLLTATCGYKEVRQMAVQRLEMWLQNPKLTKPAQDLLMSVCMNCNTHSSEDMEVISNLIKIRLKPKVLLNHYMLCVRELLNAHRDNLGTTIKFVIFNELSNARNPNNMQILYTVLQHSSEQAPKYLAMVFQDLLTTKDDYLRASRALLREIIKQTKHEINFQAFCLGLMQERKEALYAEMEFKERFVIHITDLLAVSMMLGITAQVKEAGIAWDKGEKKNLEVLRSFQNQIAAIQRDAVWWLHTVVPSISKLAPKDYVHCLHKVLFTEQPETYYKWDNWPPESDRNFFLRLCSEVPILEDTLMRILVIGLSRDLPLGPADAMELADHLVKRAAAVQADDVEVLRVERIQLIDAVLNLCTYHHPENIQLPPGYQPPNLAISTLYWKAWPLLLVVAAFNPENIGLAAWEEYPSLKMLMEMVMTNNYSYPQCTLTDEETRTEMINRELQISQREKQEILAFEGHLAAASTKQTITESSSLLLSQLTSLDPQGPPRRPPPHVLEQVKSLNQSLRLGHLLCRSRHPDFLLNIIQRQASSQSMPWLADLVQSSEGSLDVLPVQCLCEFLLHDAADESTSGEEEEEGESKDQRAKKRQRQQKQRQLLGRLQDLLLGPKADEQTTCEVLDYFLRRLSSSQVASRVLAMKGLSLVLSEGGMRDGEEKDHPMEEDSGDSELLQGYQWLLRDLPRLPLFDSVRATTALALQQAIHMETDPQTISAYLVYLSQHAPVEEQGQHNDLALDVARLIVERSTIMSHLFSKLSYSAESDAVLVALLSIFSRYIKRMRQSKEGEEVYSWSESQDQVFLRWTSGETATMHILVVHAMVILLTLGPPQAGDGDFYTLLDIWFPEKKPLPTAFLVDTSEEALLLPDWLKLRMIRSEVPRLVDAALQDLEPQQLLLFVQSFGIPVSSMSKLLQYLDQAVSHDPQTLEQNIMDKNYMAHLVEVQHERGATGGQTFHSLLTASLPARRDSAETARSKSSPENSQSQSRIRALSQVRVLGPEDDLAGIFLQLFPLTPDSRWQNSSLRPLALALQQALGQELAHIRQGATPAGGATASGAEASGATASGISMRLLQAVAALLNSAHSGALVMAMHRHHFISCPLMRQLYQYHRCMPRDTAFSSLFFKVLMQMLQWLENPAVEDGPLRAQLKAFAVQYSSRHRISDVRGGFLHLTEALSFRRDPDLISSTVCAIIATLKSGEKCNVEPELISKVLQGLIETHSPYLEELLIVLFSATVETTARSPAMKPIAVVCSLLLQDKEETPVKKEVESCSAESAWPGPASGLLNDWLEMLDPEVISSCPDLQQKLLFSWNKGKGWFYAGSQVPSFRPYLLALLTHQSSWTTLHQCIRLLLGRNREQRFDPTASLDFLWACIHIPRIWQGRDQRTPQKRREEFVLHLKASELISMVELILAEAETRYQNTDEASCTLIQSRLPLLLSCSHGDLENIKKVTEYLTSCIQQWGSSSVGKCCQDLLLQIYLQLPELLVPMPEMLLTSEGARDSSTCKLDALVHRFINLLADTSDSKSSESRVWDANMACRKLAVAHPILLLRHLPMIAALLHGRVHLNFQEFRQQNHLTFFIHVLGILELLQPQVFQNEHQAALWDCLLSFIRLLLNYRKSSRHLAAFISKFVQFIHKYITCNAQAAVSFLQKHSDPLHDLSSDNSDLAMLKSLLAGLSLPSKSGILDRGSDEEKDDEAAAGSLPLVSVSLFTPLTPAEMAPYMKRLSRGQTVEDILEVLTDIDEMSRRRPEILAFFATNLQKLMSSAEDSCRNLAFSLALRSIQNNPSIAADFLPTYMYCLGSRDFEVVQTALRNLPEYTLLCQEHAAVLLHRAFLVGMYGQIDTSSQISEALKILHMEAMI, encoded by the exons ATGAACCGGCCGAAGGCGGCGGCCGTGCGGCGGCCCAGCGCCGTGCCCAAGCCCTCCG CGCACCCGCCGCCCGGAGACTTCATCGCGCTGGGCTCCAAGGGGCAGAGCGGCGAGGGCAAAGCCGCCGTCACGCTGCTGAAGCCGGCGCCGCCCGGGCTGCCCTCGGAGCGCAAGCGGGACGCGGCCGCTGCCTTGGCGGGCCCGGCGGGGCTGCCCGGCCTCACCAAGCGCCCCAAGCTCTCCTCCACGCCGCCCCTCAGCGCCCTGGGACGCCTGGCAGAGGCGGCCGTGGCGGAGAAAAGAGCCATCTCGCCCTCCATCAAGGAGCCGTCTGTCATCCCCATCGAAG TTGTccccacagtgctgctggatgagattgaggcagcagaggcagaaggcaaTGATGACCGTATTGAGggagtgctgtgtggagctgtgAAGCAGCTGAAGATGAACAGAGCCAAACCTGACACCACTCTGTACCTGAGCCTTATGTACCTggcaaaaatcaaaccaaacataTTTGCTACCGAAGGGGTTATTGAG GCACTGTGCAGCCTACTCCGAAGAGATGCCTCCATCAATTTCAAAGCCAAAGGGAATAGTCTTGTGTCTGTCTTGGCATGCAACCTTCTCATGGCAGCTTATGAAGAGGATGAGAATTGGCCAGAGATCTTTGTCAAG gtgtACATTGAGGACTCCCTTGGGGAGCGCATCTGGGTGGACAGCCCTCACTGCAAGACCTTTGTGGATAACATCCAGACAGCTTTTAACACAAAGATGCCTCCTAAGACCATGCTCTTGCATGGAGAAGTTGGACGTAGTGGAGGGGACCTTAGTGCTG GGAGTAGCCCACACCCTTCCATgacagaggaggaggacagCCAGAGTGAGCTGCTGattgcagaagagaaaatgagCCCAGAGCAGGCGGGCCAGCTCATGCCCAG GTACGAAGACCTTGCAGAGAGTGTGGAGGAATATGTCCTAGACATGCTTCGGGACCAGCTAAACCGGCGCCAGCCCATGGACAATGTCTCCAGGAACCTCCTCCGCCTGCTGACAGCAACCTGTGGCTACAAAGAGGTGCGTCAGATGGCTGTGCAGAGGCTGGAGATGTGGCTGCAAAATCCAAAG TTGACCAAGCCAGCTCAGGACTTGCTGATGTCAGTCTGCATGAACTGTAACACCCACAGCTCAGAGGACATGGAAGTTATCTCCAACCTGATCAAAATTCGTCTCAAGCCAAAAGTCCTTCTCAACCACTACATGCTGTGCGTCAG AGAGCTGCTGAATGCACACAGGGATAACCTGGGCACCACCATTAAGTTTGTGATTTTCAATGAGCTATCAAATGCAAGAAATCCCAACAACATGCAGATCCTGTATACTgtgcttcagcacagctcagagcaagCTCCAAAG TACCTGGCAATGGTGTTCCAGGACCTGCTGACCACCAAGGACGATTACCTGCGAGCTTCACGGGCTCTGCTGAGAGAGATCATCAAACAGACAAAACATGAGATCAACTTCCAGGCCTTCTGTCTGGGTCTCATGCAGGAGCGGAAGGAGGCCCTATATGCAGAGATGGAATTCAAG gaGCGGTTTGTCATCCACATAACTGACCTGCTAGCTGTCTCCATGATGCTTGGTATCACAGCCCAGGTGAAGGAGGCTGGAATTGCTTGGgacaaaggagagaaaaaaa ACCTGGAAGTGCTGCGCTCCTTCCAGAACCAAATTGCTGCTATCCAACGTGATGCTGTGTGGTGGCTGCATACAGTTGTTCCATCTATCAGCAAGCTGGCCCCAAAGGACTATGTGCACTG CCTCCACAAGGTGCTCTTCACAGAACAGCCAGAAACCTACTACAAGTGGGACAACTGGCCCCCTGAGAGTGACCGCAA CTTCTTCCTCCGCCTGTGCTCCGAGGTGCCCATCCTGGAGGACACCCTGATGCGCATCCTTGTGATTGGATTGTCACGGGACCTGCCCCTGGGCCCTGCCGATGCCATGGAGCTCGCCGACCACTTAGTGAAGagggctgcagctgtgcaaGCAGATG atgTTGAGGTCCTAAGGGTAGAAAGAATCCAGCTGATCGATGCAGTCTTAAATCTGTGCACTTATCACCATCCAGAGAATATCCAACTACCCCCAGG GTACCAGCCTCCAAATCTAGCTATTTCTACTCTCTATTGGAAAGCCTGGCCTCTCCTGCTTGTAGTGGCTGCATTCAATCCTGAAAACATTG GTCTGGCTGCATGGGAGGAGTACCCCTCTCTAAAGATGCTCATGGAAATGGTCATGACCAA TAATTATTCCTATCCTCAATGTACCTTGACGGATGAGGAGACACGCACAGAGATGATTAATCGTGAACTTCAAATCtcccagagagaaaaacaggagaTTCTTGCATTTGAGGGTCATCTGGCAGCTGCatccacaaaacaaacaattaCAGAAAGCAGTAGCCTCTTGCTGTCCCAGCTGACAAGTCTGGACCCTCA GGGCCCCCCTCGCAGACCTCCACCACATGTCCTGGAGCAAGTGAAAAGTCTGAACCAGTCGCTTCGCTTGGGCCACCTTCTGTGTCGCAGTCGCCATCCTGACTTTCTTCTCAACATCATTCAAAGACAG GCCTCATCACAGTCAATGCCATGGCTGGCAGATCTGGTTCAGTCCAGTGAAGGGTCCTTGGATGTCCTGCCTGTGCAGTGTCTTTGTGAGTTCCTGCTTCATGATGCTGCTGATGAATCGACCTCAGgtgaagaagaagaggagggtGAGAGTAAGGACCAGCGTGCCAAGAAACGCCAG AGACAACAGAAACAAAGGCAGTTGCTTGGACGCTTGCAAGATTTGCTGTTGGGACCCAAAGCAGATGAACAGACAACCTGCGAGGTGCTTGACTACTTCCTGCGGCGCCTGAGTTCCTCCCAGGTGGCTTCCCGGGTCCTGGCCATGAAG GGCCTGTCCTTGGTGCTGTCAGAAGGAGGAATGCGTGATGGGGAGGAGAAGGATCACCCCATGGAAGAAGACTCTGGTGattctgagctgctgcagggataTCAGTGGCTGCTGAGGGACCTCCCGAGGCTGCCACTGTTTGACAGTGTGAGAGCCACTACAGCTCTGGCCTTGCAGCAG GCCATCCACATGGAGACAGATCCCCAGACCATCAGTGCTTACCTGGTGTACCTCTCCCAGCATGCCCCagtggaggagcagggacagcacaacgACCTTGCTCTG GATGTTGCACGACTGATCGTGGAGCGCTCCACCATCATGTCCCACCTGTTCTCCAAGCTCTCCTACAGTGCTGAGTCAGATGCAGTGCTCGTGGCTCTGCTCTCCATCTTCTCTCGCTACATCAAGCGCATGCGGCAGAGCAAGGAGGGCGAGGAGGTGTACAGCTGG TCAGAGTCCCAGGATCAGGTGTTTCTTCGTTGGACTAGTGGGGAAACAGCCACCATGCACATCCTTGTGGTCCATGCTATGGTTATTCTCCTGACACTGGGGCCACCTCAAG CAGGGGATGGTGATTTTTACACCTTACTGGATATATGGTTCCCGGAGAAAAAGCCCCTTCCAACTGCTTTTCTGGTTGACACCTCCGAGgaggctctgctgctccctgactggCTGAAGCTGCGGATGATCCGCTCCGAGGTCCCACGTCTCGTGGATGCAG CCCTGCAGGACCTggagccacagcagctgcttctgtttgttCAGTCCTTTGGAATCCCAGTTTCCAGCATGAGCAAACTTCTGCAGTACCTGGATCAGGCAGTATCTCATGACCCACAGACACTGGAGCAGAACATCATGGACAAGA ACTACATGGCTCATCTTGTGGAAGTTCAACATGAGAGAGGAGCAACAGGAGGCCAGACTTTCCACTCCCTGCTTACTGCCTCCTTACCAGCCCGCCGAG ACAGTGCTGAGACTGCAAGGTCAAAATCTAGTCCTGAAAACTCTCAAAGTCAGAGCCGGATCCGGGCCTTGAGCCAGGTCCGTGTTCTGGGCCCAGAAGATGATCTGGCAGGCATCTTTCTGCAG CTTTTCCCACTGACCCCGGACTCACGGTGGCAGAACTCCAGCCTGCGGCCGCtggccctggcactgcagcaggcactggggcaggagctggcccACATTCGCCAAGGGGCCACGCCGGCCGGCGGGGCCACGGCGAGCGGGGCCGAGGCCAGCGGGGCCACGGCCAGCGGGATCTCGATGCGGCTGCTGCAGGCCGTGGCTGCGCTGCTCAATTCCGCACACAGCGGCGCCCTGGTCATGGCCATGCATCGCCACCACTTCATCTCCTGCCCGCTCATGCGCCAGCTCTACCAGTACCAC cgCTGCATGCCACGGGACACTGCCTTCTCCTCGctgttcttcaaagtgctcaTGCAGATGCTGCAGTGGTTGGAGAACCCCGCGGTGGAAGATGGTCCCCTGCGAGCTCAGCTGAAGGCCTTTGCTGTGCAATACTCCTCAAGGCACAGGATCAGTGATG TTCGAGGTGGCTTTTTGCACCTCACAGAAGCTCTTTCTTTCCGTCGTGACCCTGACTTGATCAGCTCCACGGTCTGTGCCATCATTGCAACCCTGAAATCAGGAGAGAAGTGTAATGTGGAGCCAGAGCTCATCAGCAAAG TCCTTCAAGGTCTGATTGAAACCCACTCTCCGTACCTGGAAGAGCTCCTGATTGTCCTCTTCTCAGCTACTGTTGAGACCACTGCCAGGAGTCCTGCCATGAAACCAATTGCTGTGGTGTGCTCCTTGTTGCTCCAGGACAAAGAAGAAACACCAGTAAAGAAAGAGGTGGAGAGTTGCAG TGCTGAATCAGCTTGGCCAGGGCCTGCCTCTGGCCTTCTCAATGACTGGCTGGAGATGTTGGACCCAGAGGTCATCAGCAGCTGCCCGGATCTACAGCAGAAGCTACTGTTCTCCTGGAACAAA GGCAAGGGCTGGTTTTAT GCAGGGTCCCAGGTGCCCTCCTTCCGCCCTTACCTCTTGGCTCTTCTGACTCACCAGTCCAGCTGGACCACACTGCACCAGTGCATCAGGCTGCTGCTTGGCAGGAACAGGGAGCAAAG GTTTGACCCAACTGCATCCTTGGATTTCCTGTGGGCCTGTATTCACATTCCTCGAATCTGGCAGGGAAGGGACCAGAGAACTCCTCAG AAGCGCCGTGAGGAATTTGTGCTCCACCTGAAGGCATCAGAACTGATCAGCATGGTGGAGCTGATCCTGGCTGAAGCAGAGACCAGATACCAGAACACTGACGAGGCCTCCTGCACACTCATCCAGTCTCGACTGCCATTGTTGCTCAGTTGTTCTCATGGAGAcctggaaaacattaaaaaagtaACAGAATATTTGACCAGCTGCATCCAGCAGTGGGGAAGTAG ctCTGTGGGGAAATGCTGCCAGGACCTACTGCTACAGATATACTTGCAGCTACCTGAGCTCCTTGTGCCTATGCCTGAGATGCTTCTTACCAGTGAAGGAGCCAGAGACAGCAGCACTTGCAAG cttGATGCCCTGGTTCACAGATTCATTAACCTCCTCGCAGACACCAGTGACTCCAAGTCATCCGAAAGCCGTGTGTGGGATGCCAATATGGCCTGCAGGAAGTTAGCTGTGGCTCATCCCATCCTCCTCCTTAG GCACTTGCCAATGattgcagcactgctgcacGGCCGCGTTCACCTCAATTTCCAGGAGTTCAGGCAGCAGAACCACTTGACCTTCTTCATCCACGTCCTGGggatcctggagctgctccagccgcAGGTCTTCCAGAACGAGCACCAGGCGGCACTCTGGGACTGTCTCCTGTCCTTCATCCGTCTGCTGTTG AACTACAGAAAATCCTCACGGCACCTGGCTGCCTTCATCAGCAAGTTTGTCCAGTTTATCCACAAGTACATCACATGCAATGCCCAGGCAGCTGTCTCCTTCTTGCAAAAGCACTCGGATCCACTCCA